A window from Strix uralensis isolate ZFMK-TIS-50842 chromosome 15, bStrUra1, whole genome shotgun sequence encodes these proteins:
- the CNTF gene encoding ciliary neurotrophic factor: MAAADNTSAALRRRDLCSRGIRLAGKMRSDVVDLLDTYVERQGLDASASVAAVEGVPAAAVERWDEQTGTQRLLENLAAYRAFRALLAQMLEEQQEQLGEADATLGRALAAVLLQVSAFTYHLEELLRLESRGPPSEEGAEPPPVPHLSLFERKLRGLGVLRELAQWAVRSTRDLRQLAKPSPGSSSAASLAESP, translated from the exons ATGGCGGCAGCAGACAACACCTCAGCCGCCCTCCGGCGCCGTGACCTGTGCAGCCGAGGCATCCGCCTGGCTGGGAAGATGCGCTCGGACGTCGTCGACCTCCTGGACACCTAC GTGGAGCGGCAGGGCTTGGACGCCTCCGCCAGCGTGGCGGCGGTGGAGGGGGTGCCGGCGGCAGCGGTGGAGCGCTGGGACGAGCAGACGGGGACCCAGCGGCTGCTGGAGAACCTGGCGGCGTACCGGGCCTTCCGGGCCCTGCTGGCCCAgatgctggaggagcagcaggagcagctgggggAGGCGGACGCCACCCTGGGCCGGGCGCTGGCAGCCGTCCTGCTCCAGGTCTCAGCCTTCACCTACCACCTCGAGGAGCTGCTGCGGCTGGAGAGCCGTGGGCCCCCCAGCGAGGAGGGGGCCGAGCCTCCCCCAGTCCCCCACCTCAGCCTCTTCGAGAGGAAGCTGCGTGGCCTGGGGGTGCTGCGGGAGCTGGCCCAGTGGGCTGTCAGGTCTACGCGGGACCTGCGGCAGCTCGCCAAGCCCAGCCCGGGCAGCAGCTCGGCTGCCAGCCTGGCTGAGAGCCCCTGA
- the DTX4 gene encoding E3 ubiquitin-protein ligase DTX4: MLLASAVVVWEWLNEHGRWRPYSPAVSHHIEAVARAGPRAGGSVVLGQADSRLAPYIIDLQSMHQFRQDTGTIRPVRRSYYDPSSAPGKGVVWEWENDSGSWTPYDMDVGITIQRAYEKQHPWVDLSAIGFCYVIDFATMGQINRQTQRKRRVRRRLDMVYPLVSGTLPKSQSWPASPGAATAPPVPACACPQCLLVMSVKATVSAAGPGTATLQPRKAPPAPPTAPKAPVPAPGAKAPDGTAVVRGSLKPLAAQGGRRQAASTPALSSASSAASPPGAGSSKVSRPSLGTLNRSHLQRLAIAQSRVLIASGVPTVPVKNLTGSSPVNPALAGITGILMSAAGLPVCLTRPPKLVLHPPPVSKSEIQSIPGISHTCRKTTKKQAKKGKTPEEVLKKYLQKVRHPPDEDCTICMERLSAPSGYKGPQPAVKPDLVGKLVKCGHVFHLHCLVAMYNNGNKDGSLQCPTCKTIYGVKTGTQPPGKMEYHIIPHALPGHSDCKTIRIIYNIPPGVQGPEHPNPGKSFTARGFPRHCYLPDSEKGRKVLKLLLVAWDRRLIFAIGTSSTTGESDTVIWNEIHHKTEFGSNLTGHGYPDINYLDNVLAELAAQGITEESLVQEKD; the protein is encoded by the exons ATGCTGCTGGCCTCGGCCGTGGTGGTGTGGGAATGGCTGAACGAGCACGGGCGGTGGCGGCCCTACAGCCCGGCCGTCAGCCACCACATCGAGGCGGTGGCCCGCGccgggccgcgggcgggcggcagcgtGGTGCTGGGCCAGGCCGACAGCCGCCTGGCGCCCTACATCATCGACCTGCAGTCCATGCACCAGTTCCGCCAGGACACCG GCACTATCCGCCCTGTCCGGCGCAGCTACTACGACCCATCCTCAGCACCAGGCAAGGGAGTCGTGTGGGAGTGGGAGAACGACAGCGGGTCGTGGACGCCCTATGACATGGACGTGGGCATCACCATCCAGCGCGCCTACGAGAAGCAGCACCCCTGGGTGGACCTGAGCGCCATCGGCTTCTGCTATGTCATCGACTTTGCCACCATGGGCCAGATCAACAGGCAGACCCAGCGCAAGCGCCGCGTCCGCCGCCGCCTTGACATGGTCTACCCGCTGGTCTCGGGCACCCTGCCCAAGTCACAGTCCTGGCCGGCCAGCCCTGGGGCGGCGACAGCTCCCCCGGTCCCTGCCTGCGCCTGTCCCCAGTGCCTCCTAGTCATGAGCGTCAAAGCCACCGTCTCGGCCGCTGGCCCCGGCacagccaccctgcagccccGCAAAGCACCCCCTGcgccacccaccgcccccaaagCCCCAGTGCCGGCCCCAGGGGCCAAGGCGCCTGACGGCACAGCCGTGGTGCGTGGCTCGCTGAAGCCGCTGGCAGCCCAAGGGGGTCGGCGGCAGGCAGCCAGCACGCCCGCCCTGAGCTCGGCCAGCTccgccgccagccccccgggcgcaggcagcagcaaggtgtcTCGTCCCAGCCTCGGCACCCTGAACCGCAGCCACCTCCAGCGCCTGGCCATCGCCCAGTCCCGGGTGCTCATTGCGTCTGG GGTCCCCACCGTCCCTGTGAAGAACCTGACTGGCTCCAGCCCCGTCAACCCAGCACTGGCAG GGATCACGGGGATCCTGATGAGTGCGGCCGGGCTGCCCGTCTGCCTGACACGGCCTCCCAAACTGGTGCTGCACCCCCCACCCGTCAGCAAAAGTGAGATCCAGTCTATCCCCGGCATCTCCCACACCTGCCGCAAGACCACCAAGAAACAGGCCAAGAAGG GTAAAACCCCGGAGGAGGTACTGAAGAAATACCTGCAGAAGGTGCGGCATCCGCCGGATGAG GACTGCACCATCTGCATGGAGCGCCTCTCCGCACCCTCCGGCTACAAGGGACCCCAGCCGGCCGTCAAGCCCGACCTGGTGGGGAAGCTGGTGAAATGCGGCCACGTCTTCCACCTCCACTGCCTGGTCGCCATGTACAACAATGGCAACAAG gATGGAAGCCTACAGTGTCCTACCTGCAAAACCATCTATGGGGTGAAGACGGGGACACAGCCCCCAGGGAAGATGGAGTATCACATCATCCCTCACGCACTGCCTGGCCACTCTGACTGCAAAACCATCCGCATCATCTACAACATCCCCCCAGGGGTGCAG GGACCGGAGCATCCAAACCCCGGGAAGAGCTTCACCGCCCGTGGCTTCCCCCGGCACTGCTACTTGCCGGACAGCGAGAAGGGCAGAAAG gTACTGAAGTTGCTGCTGGTAGCCTGGGACCGGCGCTTGATCTTCGCCATCGGGACCTCCAGCACCACAGGCGAGTCGGACACGGTGATCTGGAACGAGATCCACCACAAGACAGAGTTTGGCTCCAACCTCACCGGCCACGGCTACCCTGACATCAACTACCTGGACAATGTCCTGGCTGAGCTTGCGGCCCAGGGCATCACGGAGGAGAGCCTGGTGCAGGAGAAGGACTGA
- the MPEG1 gene encoding macrophage-expressed gene 1 protein, with product MGWVLWGVLLAWVSVAWVRGAEQSQELSSSAGFSECKQALKLPSLEVLPGGGWDNLRNLDMGRVINLGYSLCKTTEDGSYIIPDEIFTIPRKQSNLDFNSEIIESWKDYQSITSASINLELCLFSSINGKFSYDFHRTKTHQVKDHAVTTRVQVRNLVYTAKINPGTVLDKGFKKQLMMIASHLENNQTRMADFLAEVLVLNYGTHTITSVDAGASLVQEDQIKATFLKDSWATRSAVTASAGVAFHSIISVKSEESLDISSGFTKQYLENRTNSRVESIGGTPFYPGITLKTWQEGIRNQLVALDRSGLPLYFFINPSTLPELPTPMVKKLARRVEMAIRRYYTFNTYPGCTDVTSPNFNFHANADDGSCEGVMTNFTFGGVFQECAGLAGPDTSTLCRALEQRNPLTGAFSCPTTYTPVLLGTQEREEGHSHLECHNKCTLGIFCHRVCQDIFWLSRVQFSAYWCAASGPVAPGSGYLFGGLFSAHSANSITGAQSCPSGYFPLKLFDELRVCVSQDYEVGGQYAVPFGGFFSCQAGNPLVGQHQGTAEDPHAKSCPPGFSQHLALISDSCQVQYCVRAGVFTGGSLPPARLPPFTRPPTNLPAIDTVLVSSGDGDSAWVRDGQNHVWRLAQPEEIQHTAEMVRSQGLTGGEVAGITAAVLAGLATTLAMVYYSRQRYKAGPKKPGEAAQPPLLSPDTQKHPQDSCPSRVETCYL from the exons AtgggctgggtgctgtggggggtCCTGCTCGCCTGGGTGTCAGTGGCTTGGGTGAGAGGGGCTGAGCAGTCCCAGGAGCTGTCCTCCTCTGCGGGGTTTTCGGAGTGCAAGCAGGCCCTGAAGCTCCCAAGTCTGGAAGTcctgccgggggggggctgggataACCTCAGGAATTTGGATATGGGCAGAGTTATCAACCTGGGCTACTCACTGTGTAAGACCACAGAAGACGGATCTTATATCATCCCAGATGAGATCTTCACTATCCCTCGCAAGCAGAGCAACCTGGACTTCAACTCCGAGATCATCGAGTCCTGGAAAGATTACCAAAGCATCACCTCTGCCTCCATCAACCTGGAGCTGTGCCTCTTCTCCTCCATCAATGGCAAGTTCTCCTATGACTTCCACCGGACCAAGACCCACCAAGTGAAAGACCATGCTGTCACCACCCGAGTGCAAGTCAGGAACCTGGTTTACACAGCCAAGATCAACCCAGGGACAGTCCTGGACAAGGGCTTCAAGAAGCAGCTGATGATGATTGCCAGCCACCTGGAGAACAACCAGACGCGGATGGCTGATTTTCTGGCTGAGGTGCTGGTGCTTAACTATGGCACCCACACCATCACCTCTGTGGACGCTGGAGCCAGCTTGGTACAGGAGGATCAGATCAAGGCCACCTTCCTGAAGGACAGCTGGGCCACACGGAGTGCAGTCACCGCCTCGGCAGGCGTGGCCTTCCACAGCATCATCAGCGTGAAAAGCGAGGAGTCCCTGGACATCAGCTCTGGCTTCACCAAGCAGTATCTAGAGAACCGCACCAACTCTAGGGTAGAGAGCATCGGTGGCACCCCCTTTTACCCAGGTATCACCCTAAAGACCTGGCAGGAGGGGATCAGAAACCAGCTGGTGGCTCTCGACCGCTCAGGGCTGCCCCTGTACTTCTTCATcaaccccagcaccctgccagagCTGCCCACCCCCATGGTGAAGAAGCTGGCCAGGCGAGTGGAGATGGCTATCCGCCGCTACTACACCTTCAATACCTACCCGGGCTGCACTGATGTCACCTCGCCCAACTTCAACTTCCATGCCAATGCTGATGATGGCTCCTGCGAGGGTGTCATGACCAACTTCACCTTCGGGGGAGTCTTCCAGGAGTGTGCCGGGCTGGCTGGCCCCGACACCAGCACGCTGTGCCgggcactggagcagaggaacCCCCTCACTGGGGCTTTTTCCTGCCCCACCACCTACACTCCAGTGCTGCTGGGCACGCAGGAGCGGGAGGAAGGACACAGCCATCTGGAGTGCCACAACAAGTGCACCTTGGGCATCTTCTGCCACCGCGTGTGCCAGGACATCTTCTGGCTCTCCCGGGTGCAATTCAGCGCCTACTGGTGCGCCGCGAGCGGGCCGGTGGCCCCAGGCTCAGGATACCTCTTTGGGGGGCTGTTCAGCGCCCACAGCGCCAACTCCATCACTGGTGCTCAGTCCTGCCCCTCAGGGTACTTCCCGCTGAAGCTCTTTGATGAGCTCAGGGTGTGTGTGAGCCAGGATTATGAGGTGGGTGGCCAGTATGCAGTGCCCTTTGGGGGCTTCTTCAGCTGCCAGGCAGGGAACCCCTTGGTGGGGCAGCACCAGGGCACTGCCGAGGACCCCCACGCCAAAAGCTGCCCCCCAGGCTTCAGCCAGCACTTGGCGCTCATCAGCGATAGCTGCCAGGTGCAGTACTGCGTCCGGGCTGGTGTCTTCACAGGGGGCTccctgccgcccgcccgcctgccaCCCTTCACCCGGCCCCCCACCAACCTGCCGGCCATCGACACCGTGCTGGTGAGcagcggggatggggacagcgCCTGGGTCAGGGATGGGCAGAACCACGTGTGGCGGCTGGCGCAGCCGGAAGAGATCCAGCACACGGCAGAGATGGTGAGGAGCCAGGGGCTGACAGGGGGCGAGGTGGCTGGCATCACCGCGGCAGTCCTGGCAGGGCTGGCCACCACCCTGGCCATGGTCTACTACAGCCGCCAGAGGTACAAG GCTGGCCCCAAAAAGCCAGGGGAAGCTGCACAACCCCCCCTACTCTCCCCTGACACACAAAAACACCCGCAGGACTCCTGCCCATCCCGGGTGGAGACTTGCTACTTGTAA